The genomic segment AGGCTTGCCAGGCACGGACTAGTTAGAAGCAGGAGTGAGGCTGCAGCCCCACGTCCTGCGTCCACACTGCTGCCAAGCACCCTTGCCCAGAGTTCATGGGGCTGTCCCTTCTATTCCTGGCCACCACAACAGAGATCGCTGATGGCCCTTATCTGTCcatttattccttccttcatttacaACACACGTGGTGGCTATTTGCAAAGTGACAAAGGTGGGGCCTGACTGCACCAGAGGGTCTGGCCTGGAGGCTGGGGAATGTGGGGTACAGTTCTGAGGGGAAGCCTAGAGGTCCAGGTCCTCAGGAGGCCCTCTCCAGTGAGCCCTTACTCCGCATCTGCAGATTAAGGATCTGAAGTTGAAGGTCATGGACCTCCGTGGGAAATTCAAGCGCCCTCCCCTGCGCCGGGTCCGGGTGTCGGCTGATGCCATGCTTCGGGCCCTGCTGGGCTCCAAGCACAAGGTGTCCATGGACCTCCGGGCCAACCTGAAGTCCGTGAAGAAGGAAGACACGGAAAAGGTGAGGACGTTTCTCCCCAGAACCTGTCCCATCAGCCTGTCACCGCCCTCACATAGATCCAGGCCAGTCCAGGAGCTCCTGCTGGAGGCGACCGGCCTGTTAGAATGTTCTAGAACCCTCTGGGAGACCAGGGATGAAGTCTTATTCTGTTTTGGGGGAAAGAAGACGTGCTCCCTTCCTTCAGGCTGTTCCCAGTCTGAGGAGGACACTGGGACAAAGAAAGCCAGACCAAGTCATGGGGTAAAAACTGCACCCAGTGTGAGGAGCAGGTGGAGATTCGGGGTGAGTCACTGCTGAGGAGAGGACAGCAGACCCCAGTGGCCACGGGACCCACGAGCACAGGAAGTAGGGAGCCGAGCCCACTCACTCACTCAGCAACAAACTGCTCGAAGCTGGGTGAGCTCACAGCATGTGCGCCCAGGCCTGCTGGGCCCTGTAAGGAACGTGATGAAAGACATGGGCTCTGGCTCAAGAAGCTCcataaagagaagaaaggggcCAGGCAGCATGATGATGAAATGGAGAATGGGCCCAATTAGGAGTAGGAAGGCTTCTTAGAGGAGGTGGCCTTGAGCTGCTGGCATCAGCCAAGGAGGGTGGTGTGGGGCCTGGAGGTGAGGGCGGGCTGTGGTTCACTGGGGTGGGAACTGGTCCCCTCGCCCTGCCTCAGTTACCCAGAGCTCCCCTGTGGAGGCCCACCCGGACCTGTGTCCTCTCCCagctgtgtcctggacctcacgGCTGGGTGAGGTGTCGTGAACCCCCTATCTTCTTGAAGAGGCTGATTTTCTCCATCCAGTTTCTTCTGTGCTTGGAGGGCCCTGTGCACCCTCTGGCCTGTCTGATATGGGTGTGCCCTGCCCGCAGGAGCGGCCCGTGGAGGTGGGTGACTGGAGGAAGAATGTGGAGGCCATGTCTGGGATGGAAGGCCGGAAGAAGATGTTTGATGCCGCCAAGTCTCCGACCACTCAGTAGAGGTACTGAGAGACCCCCTCCCGTCTTTCCAGGCCCACCAGAGTCTAAGGGATAATGGGGGCTCCAGGACAAGGGCTGGTGGGCTGGGCCCCATGTGGTACAGGGAGAAAGGTCCCTGTGACAGTCAGCTCTCGGGGGCTCAGCCCGGCTCCAGCACCCTGAGACCTTGGACAGGTCGTTTCTCCTTTGGGGCACTTTTGTTCCCCTCATAAAATTGGGGGTTGTATTGTATCAGTGGTTCCTGAAGTATGGTCTTGGGATGAGCAGTATCAGCACCAGCTGGGGTACCACCCTTGGCCCCCCAAGTTGGAAACTCTGGGTGGGGCTGGTCCTCTAGGTAGTTCTGATGCAAGAGTCTGAGAACCACCGGGTCCGATGACCCCTGAGGGTCCTCTAGCCCTGACTTTCTGCAAGTCTGAGCTGTTCGAAATACCTCCTGGTGATGTCGCAAAGCACCCAGGACTCACAGTCCCTGGTCCCAGGGGGTTCCCTGCAGAGAAGACAAGACCATTGACTTGGAGGCAATGGCTGGAGAAAGCAGCCAAATCAAGACAGGAGTGCCCAGGGGATGTGCAGTAGGGCACAGGCCTGGCACAAGCTATCCGAGAAGGCTTTCTAGAGGAGTGAGTGGTGGGAACATTAGTAGATTTGGGGAAGAGCATTGTTAGAGGCTGAGGGAGCTGAGTGCAGGGGTGGAATGAACCAGTCGTGGAGGATGGCGAGGCCAGGAAGTTCCAGGAGCCTTGGTGTGCAGAAGCAGCAGGAAGggtttgggtggggagggaacgTGCAGCCCGGCTAAGAAGCTGAGGTTTCTCAAGGGCCTGTGGACGATGGTCCAGCCCGGGTTGTGCTGGGGACGAGAAGTCCTGGGGGCTGTATGTGTCGTGCGTAAGTCAGGGGTTCACAAGCTGCGCACAGGTTCCCGGGAACTGACGGCTTCCACCCCTGTCCCCACAGGCCAGCTTGCCACGCTGTGCTCTGGACTCCCGCCTCACGCCTCCCCCTCCAGCCAGCTGACCCACCTCTCTGCGTCTGCCTGCATTTCCAGAGTGCCTCCCTTTGCTCTCACCTTTCCCCTTTAGCCCGAGTGTCCTCCTCTCGGGACACACGGGAGGAGAAACACCAATATCTGAAGACCTCACCCTAGCAGGTGGGCACCTGGTTCCCCAGCCAGCCACCCTCTGCTCCGTGCTGCGTCCCTCCACTGCGGCTGGGACATGTACAGTGTACCAGGCGTCACAGCCCCTCCATTAAAAAACCCAGTCCACGGTCATTTCTGCAGCTCTGGCCGCGCACGCTCAGAAGGGCAGACAGGGAGGCTGTggagggggctgggctgggctccaggGGGCACTCGGGATCAGGAGGTAGGGCTAAGGGACAGGCAGCTGCCTGCACTGGGACCCCCTCTGCCCAGACCCAGTGACGTCACACAGCGCTCCCTCACTACCTAGGACGTTCAGCTCCAAGCCCTGATCTCTGGGGCCGTCCCCACGTCACCCGGGACTCCAGCCGTTGGGAGGAGCCTCTCCGTTCAGAGCCCTTACCCCACCTGATTTCAGTCCCTTCCTTTGCAAACATGGATCCCCTCTCCCTGGTTCCCACTGGATGTGTCTGATGGTCCTGAGCTGAGAAGTCCCCTCACCTGTCCCTACAGGCACAGGGCAGGCAGTTGTTCCACACCCTGGCCCCGCAAGGAGGGACTGTACTCAGCCTGGCCACCAGGTGGCTCCCCTCCTCATCCCTGGGgctctccagcccctgccctccccgTCTTCATCCACCCTCTCCGTCCAGTTATTTTCCCGGCACAGTCCTGAGCTGGTCGTACCCTCCAGGACTGATTCTTTCCCTGAGGTGGGGCAGCTGGCAGTCTGTCTTGTAGGTCACACAGGTTATACCGGGTCCTTTCTTCATTCCACTGACATCTGGACCCAAAGCCTGGTGAGGTATGCAATGTGGGGTCTGGGGCagcttctccctgccccccacaaATACATGTTGAGGACAGTGGCTTCTATGGAGCAGAGACTCAAGTCCTGGGAGCAGAGCCTGGCTCCTCACGCAGTGTCGCGGTGACCCCCAAGCTAAGCCTACAGAGCACGGGCTGGTGCCCCACTGGGGCCCTCGGGCTTTCTCACTGACTCAGCACTGGTCCTGggggcagggtggtggtggtgaaacTGCCCGAGGAGCCCCACTTCCACCCTCTCTGTGAGTCTCTGTTCTGCCCTCCGCTCCCAGTATTATCTGCCATAAATGCCAGGAGCTGGGGCAAAGTGCAGTGCCAGCTACTCCCCTGGATGGGGTCTAGCACCCAGGGCTGCTCAGCCCGCCCACCCCCCGGGGAACGGGCGGCTCAGGATGTGTTAGGGAGGCACACGGTGCCAGCATTCTCACTGCCAATCAGTAGACAGGCAGATTGTGCGAACAGCACAGTTCCTACCGCCCACTGTACACAGAAACCCTCAGGCAGGGGCACACCTGTCTcccgtcacacacacacacgcactcacacggGGTGCAGGACCTGATGGGGGTTCCATGCCAGGGGACAGGGCTGGGCTTCACATTCAGGCAGCCACAGAAACCCCCCCTCCGTGCCTCGGAGTGCTCCTGCTGGCTGGCCCGGCTCCAAGCGCTGCCTCCTGTCGGCCCTTCGACAGAGCCTGGGCCCAAGTTCCAAAGCCAAATCTCAGTTCTGCCAGTTGACTATTAACCTGGGGCCCTGGCAGTTTGGGGTCTCCACCCTGCCCGAGAAAGGGAGGAGGCCAGCCCCGGGCCTGACTCAGAACAAATACCTGCGCGCAGAGAGCCCTTGGGTGGAGGAGGTGGGCCAAGCGCACACCCAGAGGGAGGCCCTCTGCAAAAGGGCCACGGGCCTCCCGGAGGCCACCCCCTCTGTCTGCTTCCAGCCTGGCTAGAATGACTCCGTCTCCTGTGAGGATGGAGCAAGAGCCAGGCAGCACACCTGGGAGGAGACAGCAGACCTGACTGCGGAGGAGGGGGGCTCTTTGGGTTGGGGAGCAATCTACAGGAGGGGCTGGGAGTTTCGCTGAGCCATTATGGGGCCTGGGTGTGGGGCACGGCATCTCAGAACCAGGATGCCACCCCCGCCGCCTCTCCTggtgtggggctggggtggggggcagcaacACACCCTAGACTGGACCTGGGAGGGCAGATCTGGGAGCTCAGCCTCCACGGAATGACGGCTCCCACCCGCAGCATACCTCTATATGCCAGGCACACTCCATACACTTTGGTTCattcatttaaccttcacaactCCACAACTATCCCCATGTTATagaagggaaaactgaggcatagagaggttaagGCCTGCCCttggtcacatagctagtaaatggAGGGACCAGAATTTACCTGTTAGAGTGTTAGAGTCCATACTCTTAGTcactattttaataataatgataattattacTATGCTAATGATTTATCAGAATTATATCATTATATTCTCACAAAACCTTGGAATTATGTTATTGCATTCTCACAAAACTTAAGAAGTAGGTACTATTGTATCAGATTTACGAATGTGGAAACAGGCTTGGAGAATTCTAGTAGTTCATCCCGTTATGGGATTTGATAGTTGCAGACTGGGGATTGGAACTGAGGTCAGCCTGCCCTTGGGGTTGCCCTTTTCTGGGATAGACTTGACTCAACAGAGCCTAACCAGCCACTTTCTAGAAGGGACACGGCCCGTGGTCAGGGGCCCTGCACATATACCTGGGGAGCTCCAATAGTCCCACCGACTGGCAAACATTCAAATGACATGCACACGGATCCCTGAGCAAAGGTGAGGTCTTTTCCCAACGTTACGCAGGGTGGGAACCAGGATGGAGAGACTGGGACAGTGTGGGGGAAGTCTGCCACACACTGACACCCAACAGCTGCCGCTGGCCATGGGCCTGGGGCGCCTCCCTCGGTGGTAGGAATGCTTGGGGCAGAATGATGTGCTGCCACCCCTGTCCTCTACCAGGTCCCTTCCCCTTGGGGTAGGATGCTGAGCCATTACCTGCCTGAAGCCCACCTTGCAGCAGGGTGAGCCAGGcaggcccagagcccagagctgcAGGGCTAAAGGGCCTGACTGAAGGAGGGAGTGAGTTAAACATTAGCCGCACTGGCCCCCCGCGAAGTGAGTCAGACTCCCCGCAGGGTGCCGGGCTGGGCAGCCAGGGGGGGCAGTTTCGTTCCAGGTGGGTGACCAAGCTACGGAAGCCTGGGACAGGTCACTGGGACCAGCGTAGGTGGCAGCTTCCTCTCCTGACCCCAGCAGGGTTCTCTCCTCAAAAATCCCCTAAGCTTGTCAGTGTGCAGGTCGTCCACTGGGGGTGTGGGGCCAGGGCATTTTCTCACTCCTAGGACAGGCTCCCAAGCTGGCCTGGGGGTCCTCTGAGGCCATGCCTGGGCAGTGTGAGCCTCCATAGCCTGTGGCATGGGCATAGGTCACTGCAGTCAGCGTCAGAGGCCGGTGAGGGAGTGACTCGCTAAAGGTCACAGAGCTTATCTGGTGAAAACAGGTCCCTGGGCCCCCAGGATACTGAGAAAACTGGaggtgggcagaggcagaggtccAGTGACCTGAGCAGGTGGCCCATCTCTGGTCCCAGACCAGCACCTGCCTGGCCCCAGTGCCACCTGGCCTTCTCACTGGTAGGCCAGGCTGGGCGAGCCTGGCCCTTTGCTCAGGGTTCAGGAGAGAAGGATGGCCTCCTCTGGGTGCCAGGGCGAGGACCCACTGGGTGGAGTGTGTGCATGAGCACTCACAGCTGGTCATCCGAGGGCTGAGCCCCATGTGTGCACACAGCAGCTGGCCTGCACGTGAGTTTGACAAACGCGTGAGTGTCCCTGTCCTGACCCCAGCAGGTAGTCGTGCGCTGCTGTTTTGGGGCCCAAGTCTCCACTTTTCTGCTGTAATATGCGGAAACCAGGGCCTGTGGGGTGAAGTTTCCAAAGAGCTAAATGCATCCATCAAAAAGGGCCCTCCTTTGTTCTGAAAGCATGCGTGCCTTAATGTTAGTGCTATAGTATGACAATATCCTTTACTTACAGGTGGGAGATAGTGGGTGGTCATTGtttcttaaatgttcttactTCACAAAATAAAAGGGTAACAACACCATTTGggtattcatattttaaaaactattattagTTTGTAAAAACCTAAAGCCAGGGACCCACTACCCCAGATTCTTTTGGGTGTGGGTCTTAGCAgctcattcatttcttttctgcctCCCCCGGGAGTGGCCGAAATGGCAGTTGCTCAGGGGGGACGTGTGAATGGGAACGGACCTGAAATGTCAGGGTGTGACCTCCAGCCCTGCTGGTCTGGGGCCAGGAATCCCCCTGGACCTCTGCTCTGGCCTCTGTGGGAGAAGCTGCATAGGCAGGGTCTGGAGGGGGGGATTCCAGAGTCTGAAGCTGgttctgggaggggaggggagaggggacccTTTCCTCTGTTGCTGCTAGCTGGAAAGTCTTGAAAACCCCTTGTCCATCCCCAGGGGACTCCTGGTGTGACAAGCCCCATCTCTGTGGACTCTCCCCAGAGGAAGTGACATGCTTGTGGTTTAATGTACCTAACAGTATAAGAACACAAAATGGGCTTCCACATGCCGAGCACTATGTGTGAGAACTAGGGTATCGCAAATACTTTGGAAGCTCCTGTGTGTCCTGATGTAATCATAGCCCTTCCCCtcgcaaaggaaaacaaaatcctcaACTTTGTGTTTATTATTGGTTCTCCTTATAACAGGTACTACATGTTTATGAATCCCTAAACAATCTACCGTTTGCTTTTGTTACATATTGTTACTTTTTTGTCAACCTGACATAAACGCATGATTTTAGCTTTTTCCCCTTTGAGGATGAGGTTGTAAACTTTATTGATGTGCTACGTTTGTCTGTAGTTCATTTTCACGACCGCGAAATGATGAAATGTTGAAAATTCTACCACTTACTCCTCCGTCTTCTTGTGGATAGACATTGGGATGGTGTCCAGACTTCTGCTACTGTAAGCAGTGCTGTATGGAGTGTCCATGCGCCTCTTTTCTGTTCCTCATGCTCACAAGTTTCTCTCCCAGGAGGGTGACAGCCTCTCCTTTGCTGGGTTGTGCCATGTGAACACTTACCAGCAAGTGTGAGGTTGCTGAAGGTCTATATCCTGGTTTTACAAGATCCTCAAGGCCAAGGGTTGGAGATGCTTAGAACCCCTCGATCTGTTTCTCCCTGACCCAGTTCCCAGTGTCACCCTCAGTGGGGCCTTGGGTCACTCAGGTTTCCTGTTCTTCTTCCCAGCAGGTTAGTGACATTCTCCTTCCCTTTGCTGAGGACCTGCTACACTAGGCATAGTGTCGAGGGGAGGCTGGGGTGAATAAGACATTCTGTCTCTTCTCAAGACACCCCTGAGATGTTGGGGAGTCAGGACATGAGCACAAATACCTTGAACACTAACCCCCTGTCCTTGGGAATCAGCCCTCATCTCTTCTGCAGTTCACCCTTGGGCCCTAAGGAAGCGTAGGCAGAGCCATGTCCTGCACTCCCATACCCAGCACCTGGCCATCAGCTGGCCAGCTCCACCCAACTTTCTTTACGATCTCACATCCTAGTGAGTAGGGGCCAGGGGTGCTGCCAGTCCTCTCACAATGCATAGCCAGCCCCCAGCCAAGAGCTGTcaggccccaaatgtcaatagtacTGAGGTTGAGAAGCCCTCGGTGGATCAAGTCACTCTCCTCCCTAAACTTCCTGCACCCTCGGCTCATCAGTGGCCCCTGTATTCACCCAGCGCCCCGCAGCTGGGGAGGTGGGAGTCACCTAGATCTCCCCTCATTCACCACCTGGAGTCAACCAACTCCATGCTGACAATTCAACCTTCCAAATCTCTTGCCAACACCTTCTCCTCTCGCTCATCCTGGCTGCCATTGCTCAGGACCCTCATTTCTCCAGTCCTTAAACACCTTTGCTTTCTGCCCCCATGTCTTTGTTTATGCTGTGTTCTGTAGCTGGGTGCCTTTATCACCTTTTTGGCAACTGAATTCCAGTTACCCTTCAAGATCCAGCCCAGATGTTCCTTCCTCTTGAAAAATACCCCAATCCTTCCATTATAGTTAATCCCTCCTGGTGATGCAATTTCAGTTTTTATCAGTCTCTCGTGAGTGAGGTTTGGGGATGTGCACACCTGTGAATATACGTTTGCAGGTGTGAGCCACAGTGGGTGCCTCCACCACTGGAGTGTGACTGTCCTGAGGTCAGGAGCCGACTGAGCCTGCATCATCTTCGTGTCACTGACTGTCACGGCCATTTGCTGATTGTAGGAGATAGAATTATGTCTCCCCCAAAGGATATGATCAATTTCTAGCCCCTGGtacctatgaatgtgaccttattgggaaaagggtctttgcagaaaTGGGATCCTACTGGACTTCGGTGTGGGAGGGTCCTAAGCTAATGACCAATGTCTTTGTAAGAAGAGGGACATTTGGACAGAGACACAGGAATTCCATATGACCTGAAGGCAGAAATGGGAGTAACACAGGTGCCAAGCCAAGGAACTCCGAGGACAGCTGGCAGCCACCGGAGCTATAGAAGAAGCGAGGAAGATCCTCCCAGCGCCTTTGGAGGGAGCACAGCTCTGCTGACAGCTTGATCTccaacttctagcctccagaactgtgagaaaataaagttctgctgtttaagccacccagtttgtggtactttgtttcagcagccccaggaaagtaCTACATTAGTGCAGctccaagcacagtgcctggcacacagaggtgTCCGGGAAACACACAGCGCCCGCCCTCAAGGGGCTTCTGGCAGTATAGCAGTACATGACCTACTTTCCCTTACTTCCAGGGTTGTCTGTATACCAGCCTCCCGTGTCTTTGAGTTTCTATATCCACAGAGAGGATTTTGGACTTTTAGATATGTGACTGTCCTCTGGCTTCTCGAAGTAATCCTGGAAGGGTCATGCTTCCAGTGATTCTGAGTATTTTTACTCCTAAGTTGAGGGGCCACCACCCACAAAGCATGAGAAGAACATTCCCAGGTCCCCGTGGAGACAGCGGGCTCCCCGGGAAATGCCAGGTCCTGGGTCAGAGGCTACAGGGTCATTGATTACTGCCAttccctctttgtctcttcctGGAAGAGCAAACAGGATCCAGCCTTGGCCCCTGCTCAGAACTCCCTGGGGCCCTGTCTGCTCTCACACTGCTCTGAACTGTCACCAGCATTCAGCAATGGACACATTTGATCTCCACAACCTGGAAGGAAGCAGGGCAAAGTATCAGTATTTCTACTACAGAGACGAGGACACTGTGATTTGCCCCAAATCACATGTCTCATGAACGGCGAATCAGAGCTCAAAGCCAGGTGTCCAGGCTCCCAGTCCAGCATTCATTCCTTGAACCTCATTCCTCAACTCCAGTGTAAGAAAGGAAGGCTCCCTACAGGAGGGCGTGTCTTTTTCGGAGGAGATGCCCTCGCAGtctagctgtgtgtgtgtctcagcaGCTGGCTTGTGCTTCACTATGTGATCTCAGAGCAGGAAGGCCCTGCAGAGACCATCCGTGCCCAAGGGGGGTGAGGCCCAGCAGAACGCTGGTGGTTCCGGGTCCCGTCCCGGCATCATCGCCTCCTGCTGTCTGGGGCCGCACCTCATTCCTCTCAGGGCAGGAACTGCTCTGCTGACCTTGCAGTTCTGATCCATTAGGGAAGATAAGATTCCTCAGCCTCATCTGAGGCTGGTTCCTGGGTCGAAAGCACCTAGATATAGAAAGTGCCCGCCCGCCCAGAGGTGCCTCAAGGCACTGCAAAATTCCAGCGCTAGCCTCTGTGTTCAGTCCCTCCCTCCAGGCGAAAAGCTGAGCTTCCTCTGCCCTTCACACACTCTGTGCCTCCAGCCCCAAGTCCAGTGTCTGGGGGAGACAGTGCCTTTGACATTCATTGTGTTTTCGGGGCTGTGGGAACTCCGGTGTTTGCTTAACTGAACCCGACTATCTCGTTTTGGGAGCAGCTGGCCTTCTACGGGGCGTGTTGTGTAGTTTTGCAGCCCCACAGAGGAAGCACCGCGCCGCTCGGGTCGTGGGCTTTAGGGGCGGTGGGCCGGCAGGTTCGGGAGCCCGGGGTGGGGACGGTGCGTCCGGGGAAGGCCCAGGTGGCGCCGGGAGCTCGAGACCCGAGATCTCCGGTCCTGCTCTGACTCTCCCGCCCGGGTTTTCTTGGCCAAGTCGGTTTCTCGGCAAGGAGCTCGGCCTGACCCCGTCCTCGGGTCCCCGCCCCACCCCCGGCACCCGCGGCCACGACGCCTGCGGGCGGAGGCGGGGGCCGGGCGCAGGGCTGGTCCGACCGGTTCTGGGCAGGAGCCCTCCCTCCGGTCCCAGGCGGCCGACCCCCCGCGCGGGGCCCGAGGTCCGGCGGTCCGCCCGGCGGCCGTCGGGCAGTCCGCGCCGCGCCGGGGCCGGAGCCGGGGTCCGCGCGGCCCGGGCGGGATGCCCCCGCGGGGCCGCCCCTGGGCGGCAGGTGGAGCGCCGGGCGGGCGCGGGGGAGGCCATGTGACCCGCCcgggccggcggggcggggcgcgcaggtgaggcggcggcggcgcggggcgggAGCACACGGCCCGCGGCTCCGGCAGCATGTCCGTCGGCAGGAAGGACTGGTCGGCGCTGTCCAGGTGAGCGCGGGGAGCCGGGCCCGGGCCGGACCTCGGCCTGGCCGCTCCGCAGCGGGCGCAGAGCTGGGGCCAAGCTGGGGGACGCCCGGGGGCCAGGGTGGGTGGTACCCCCTCCTCCACAGCAgccttctccccttcccttggGGCCTGGGGCCGCAGAGGGTCCCTGGCCGGGAGAGCCGCCCGCAGGGCCGGGGCCGGGGTGGTGTTGAGGAGTCACCGTCCAGCCTCATTTCCCGAGAGAAGCCCTCCTCGCAGCCCCGTTCCTCTAGGGAGCCGTAGGGTGGGCCGCCTTTACGGTCTGAACACAGGGGCCAGTGAATGGGACCAGAGGGAAGCAGACCCCCCAACCCCGCTTCTTTGGTGAGGCTCGAATTCTGAGCATGGCATGCTGAGGTGGTGTCTGGtctgggtgacctcagagaggtgctgccccctctgtgcctcagtctttGTTTGTGAGCTGGTTCCTCAAGGTT from the Manis javanica isolate MJ-LG chromosome 11, MJ_LKY, whole genome shotgun sequence genome contains:
- the TNNI1 gene encoding troponin I, slow skeletal muscle codes for the protein MLAKAKECWEQENVEREAEKTRYLAERIPSLQTRGLSLSALQDLCRDLHAQVEVVDEERYDIEAKCLHNTREIKDLKLKVMDLRGKFKRPPLRRVRVSADAMLRALLGSKHKVSMDLRANLKSVKKEDTEKERPVEVGDWRKNVEAMSGMEGRKKMFDAAKSPTTQ